One Rhinolophus ferrumequinum isolate MPI-CBG mRhiFer1 chromosome 10, mRhiFer1_v1.p, whole genome shotgun sequence genomic window, GTCTTCTGGAAAAGAAAGGTTTTTATCTTTAACCAAGGACTTTCCATCACTTAattcaaatatgaataaaacaggATGGAACAgtcttgggaaagtcacttctcAATTATATCCCCAAGGATTATGTTACTAGCATAAAACCACCAATTCCAGGGTATCTGGAGTTACCACCGGCTGATATGTACTCAAGATCAGAACACTCTGATACAGTGGACTCTTTTTATAATGCTGGCTTATGACAATCCTGCTTTATGACCAATAAAGTATATCTGACTTGGTCTGGAAAAAGTTAACACCAAAACATGTATAAACTGCATTAAAATAGTGGCCTAATGTGTTCATTTAAGCAACAGTGGAAAGATGTGAAAGATTAAGAGTTATTAGATAGTCTGGGATCATTTGCTGTTTTagacttcttttctcttccattagTTGAGTCGACTACGTGTATTTAAACtgctcctggaagaaaatatttccccTAGTGAGAATCTAATTGTGCTCACTGATTCACGAATGAACAAGTGTGTGGATGTATATGTTTGACGCAACTTGTTTCCACTGTGATACAAATCCTTAAAAAGTCCACTCCAAAGCAGTTAACAGCATTACtggaaaatttatttccaaatgaagGCCTTCACACGGCATGGCAACTTCTACctgcttttaatatttacaacacaTTGCAGATACCAGATTGAGACCTAGCCCTCGAGTGGCATCCATTTAATGATGAAcgatgtcatttttcttttctgataaattTAAATGTTGAAGGAACAGAAAAGTGTTTTTGATAGCaaggaaatatttattagtaCTTTGTTACTCTTGTTCGTATGCTTCTCCAGTGTCAGGTTAACAGTAACACATGTTACTGCAGAGTACAGGTAATGCAGACCCAGCACCCCAGGGAACAGAGGCAGGCACCATTTCTAAATGTAAGCGCTCCCTGGTTTATTTGGGCACTATCTAAGGGATTTGAGTTTGTTAGTCCTATAATTCTGACTGTCTCTAGGAGAGGCAGACACCTAACTGCtgaatttttaagtttgtttttcatcttttatgcTCACAAACCCCCGTTCTCTCCTGATGCAGCCTCTTGGATAcaggcagaaaatgaaaacaagattaCTAATTACATTCCCCACAGGTTGTACACAGTATCTTCTGGTATCCACCAGCTTCAAGTCTTTATCAAAGTCCTGACTTCTTGGAAAGAGAACAGATGGCTTTAGTGACCTGAGTTTGGAAACAGGTGACAGGCACTTGAGTTTCCATACCTCTGAACTGCCAGTGCTTttccctgacttttttttttaattgaagtttattggagtgacagttgttagtaaagttacatagatttcaggtgtacaattctgtattacatcatctataaatcacattgtgggttcaccatccagagtcagttctccttccatcaccatatatttgacttttcCTTGACTCTTAATGAAAGGAAAGCAGGGTGAAAAAAGCCAAACACGTCCTGAGGCCTGATTTTCCCACTTTTTGAAGACAGAACTATAGTCTAAAACCTCCTGTGCCATCTAGTTTTTAAACAGGAAGGCTGTTACTTCCTTAGTATTAAGATGGTCCCTGTCCTGAGGAATTTTTCATGTGTAAGGAGTCTGTATTCCTTGCTCTCCATACATGACACTGTCTGCTGTGAGGCTGTGCCCCAAGGTTGCACTTCAAAAAACAGTAAAGTTTTTTCTTCTGCCTTacaatctgtttttaaatttaattttcaagtgGGGACCTATACATCTGAAATAAGATAAAGGCATAGTGTGTAATGGACTTAGGAGGTGGTGTGAAGCTCGTTCAGATAGTGCAAGCGGACATTTTCATTCAAGTAGATCAATGTAGAGATTTCTAAACGGGTCATCAGCTTCAAACATGACCTTTAAAATAGTGAGAAATAAATAGCTGTCTTCTCTAAGCACTTTGTAAAAGGGCCGCAGTTCCATCTCCACTGGGGGCAGGTACACTACTGTTTTAGCTACATCAAGTTTTAGCCAGACGTGCTTTTGTAGTCATACATCCAGTCAGTCCATCTCCTAGAGCAAGAAGGAAACACAAGCAGTTAGCCAGTCTAACTGTTCTTACCATCGACATATTTAGTCACATTCCTGACttcttgttttaaattctcttttttgtGGTTTCCCATTTGCTGctgtttctccctcttccctgacTTATAGGAGATgaccaggttttctttttcttttcctcttaacaGCAGGGACACTTTTTCTGCTTTAGATCAGATAATATTTTAGGGTCTGCAGGCCATacggtctctgtcacaactcACAACACCTCGATTCTGAAGTTACATAGTGTGGAAGCGGCCTAAGACAATCTGCGAATGAATGAACATGGCTGTGTTTCAGTAGGGCTTTGTTTACAAAAAGGAATGGCAGGCCTGACTCGGCCTCTGGCCACAATTTACTAACCTGTGTAAATTACTGGGAGTTGTACAGCCTTCCTTTGTAACAAGCATACCTTGCCCTTGTTAGAATGTATATTCAACTTCTACGACAGATCATCTAAGTATGACTTAAACATGTCAGTTTATTTCTCTGACTATAGGTGAGCAGTCAACACCAATCTTAGGACCCGGAAGCCTCTCTTCCTGGTCCCTTACCTGTACCCACATCCTCACCCTGGTTTAGCCCATGGACCCGGGAGGGGAGGGCGTCGTACTCCTTCCCTTTAAAGTCACAGGGCAGACGATGGATGTCATGTCTGTCTGCGTCCCCTCACCAGAAGTGAGTCACAGGTCACACATGGCTTATAAGGGAGCCTGGGATTCATACCAGCTACAAATCCTATGACTATAGAAGACGGGGAGGACAGATACTTGGCGGTCTCCAGCAGTCTCTGCTACAACTAAAACTGGGATGTTCTGATTTGCTTCAAGGATTAATTAGAATGTATAACCCCTCCTCCAATCAAAACAAAGCTTTAGTCTGTATTTATTTAGCACACTGAAAATCCAGTTATGTTTTTACTACTGTCCTCTCCCTAGACCTGCGTTCTTCAAACTCCCACATGAGTTTCTGGTGCTCCACACCCCTAATTTAATAGATGTAAGTGCTTTGTTGATGACCATTTTCTAAGGTCTAAGGTCTAAATTAGCCAGTCTGATTTACAAACAGAATTCAGTCCTTAAGAACTCTAGGGACATAATAAATAGATGTGAAGCTGGGTTTGTGCAAAAACACATTCTCTGGAGCCGTCATCCTTATTTCCCTGCATCCTACTTTCTGCTCcatgaaaataactgcaaaaacagCTTTCAAGTTGCTGACATAGGGACATTCTCAGCTACTGGATCATCTGGGCCAAGACGCATCCATAGTGGGTCCAAAGAAGCAAGACTGTGTTTGAACCCCTCAGGGTTTGCTAAGCTGTTAATACAGGCTGCTGTTGACACCTTAGATGGTGACACCTTAGATACTGTCCCCTTAGATGGTTGCTGGCTGTCCAGGAACTTTCCCAGGCTTACCTCCAACAATAGGCTTGGTTTAATACCTGATTTGAGATGTGTGTTGTTCATTCTCCTGTTGTAAAACGCCTGTATAACTGAAGACCACGACAGATGGAGAATGCTTTTAAGGCTTATCAGTAAATAATAAGAGGAGAGGGTCAGATGCCCAAGTAATGCTTCTGACACGTACAATCCCAAATACTCACTAATAGTTTCAAATTTACAGAATATACTGACGCTGAAACCTCAGGTCTATGAAGCTGAAGCTGCCTGCCCTCCCTGGCAGCATCTCAAAGAACTAACTTCTCATATCCTGGTTATGGGACAGACGTTTTCTGAGGTAGGTTTTAGATagttctcttcccccttttcttaTCTCCCCCTTTTGGTCTCTCTCCCCATCATCCTTGGTaagcatgttttcaaagaatttaattATACTTGTTTTCCTCAAGGTGAAGTTGAGCGCAGACTGGAGAAGCTCAGCTAGGTCCCTCAGCCACTTTTTTTCATGTTCTATCTACGCGTCTGGACCGCTATCATGATTCTGTCGAAAGTACGAAGAAGGCCTTTACCTGAAGACAGCAGCACATCATAAAAATAAAGCTGATAAAGTTCCAAAGGACATCAGATGTTCACTACCTCCTCCTACCACTTGCTCATGAAAGCAAAAGCAAGCCTTTGCACCTACCCAGGAAGGTCTGCAGGTGCCTTCCTGTGGTTGGGGTGtcagaagcagagggaagggaTGAAAGGGGCCCCGTGGTAGAGGGCCCTGCTGGCTTCCCAGACCTTGGAGGCAGTGTGTGGGGAGCGGGCAGAGACCAAGAGGGCTCAGGGAAACGGCAAGGAGCTGATGGCTGGTTCTTACATTTCTGAACAAGTTCCTCACGTAGGTGAGCAGGCTCTGGTTAATAAAATTCACTGTTGTGCGAAAGACGCCCTGGAGCAAGGACGGGCTGTGATCGGCCACCTTTTTGGCCAACAGCAGGGTCAACATCAGCTTGGCCTTCTCCGTCTCCATGTCTTTAGGGAACGTCTGCATGAGCTGGTCCAGCGCAGCAGCGAGGCGGCACCTTCTGTCCTGTGCAGGCAGAGGTGGAGACAGAAAGTCTCACAGGGGACCCAGTCCTCTAATGTCCTTCCCTGTCAAAGGAAGAACAGCCCTCCACGGGAAGCAGGAAGCACGCTCTCCTCTCAGTGGgaagtatttattaaatagctAAGGCGtgtggaggagaggaggagaagcgATTTCATTGTGAGGTGATGAAGGGAGGGCTGAGATGACTCCCTCGCGTGGGAGATGCACTAACCAAACACATGGTCCCCGAGCCCCGTGTGTGCACATTCCACACTGATGGAACTGAAGAAGCCAAGTCACTTCCTGCCTCTGAGGCAGTTCACCTGAGAATTAGCTAAATAATCTCAGGCCGGGTTACTGGTGCAGACCTAGCTGGGGGGAAGGGGGCGACATTCCCACCTCCAGCCACAGGCCTTAGACTTGAAAGGAACTTAGGCTCAAGATTCTCATGAAAAATAAGTCAACATTGTGGGAGCACCCAAGGCAGAGGTCTCAGTGTGCCATGAGGGCTGCTGCAGAACAGCAGAGGGGGAGAGACCACTAGACAGGGGACAACCTTCCTGGGGGCAGGAGGCTTGACCTGGCTAAACCCTGGAGGATGAATAAACTTCTAGGTAGTGAGGGGCATGTGCATTTTTAGCTGGTGGTCAAAAGAATGGAACCTTTTCTTGAACTCGGGTAGGCATACATTGGAGGACCTTGGGGTATTTTTCTCTCCCACTAAGTTTCCTCAGGACACCTAGTGCCCGAGACCTATCTTTGTATCCCCCACAGGGCTCTGCAAATGGCAGCAGCACTGTACACATCTGTATATGGTTTCTTAACATGAAGTCAAGAGCAGTAGGCTAAAGTGTCACTTTTCTTGTCACACCTGGGTGACTTAAAAGTTCTCTACCGGTGTTTTTATTCAGATCCTAAAACTGAAGCAAGTTATTTCTGGAAGAGTCatacacattttgttcatttttttcggAGGCTTTTATCCCCAAACTCTTGCTTCTGAATTAAAGTTCAGGTTTCTTAAGTGTCAAGTAACTTCATTCTTCTGAGAGACAATTAACTATGctataatttctatttccaaTTCTTCTGTGGACAGTCACAAATTGAGTCACCTCACTGGACATTGGTCTGACAGGAGACAGACTTCCTTGGTTCAAATGACAATGGAGAAAGCCCCCACACTTCCCAGCTAACCTAGAAAAGACACTAGAGGTTTTCTCACTTACTTCCTCTGACAGGTTCCCATTCATGAACTCGGCTGCCAGGCGGTTCACCAGTGTTGGAGGGATTCTGCACTCCATCGTGTCCCCTATCTGGGCGAGCTGCCTGGCAATGTTGTGAATGATTTCCTCTTGACTCTCAGAATCTGACAGAGGCAGGGGCAGTGGACAAAACAGATCAGACAATGGCCTGTTCACCACAGCCCAACCTGGAAAAGGAAGTGATTCTCTTTGGAGCAAGGccagcctgccccctccccccagcacacCACGGACCCAGCGAGCTTCTGCTGCTCGCTCTGCTAGGGCCACAGTGTGAAGATCGCAGACCTGACGCTCAGGGGAGCAGGCGTAGAGTGCTGGGGCTAGGGAAGGGCCTGAGTGAGCAAACACTAGCTGGAGAAGCAGGCTTCTCCCTAAATAAAGATCAACTTCTACCCACGCAGGGTCAGTATGCTGGGGCTGCCAGGACTATGGCAGCCTATGGCTGCCAGCTCTGTATCCCATCCTCTAACAGCTGTCAGCCTAAGCAGTTAACACAGAGGCTGTGCAGTCAGACAAGTCAGAGCCCCACTCTGCCACTCCCGGGCCACAGACCAGGGTGGCTGTGGAGGTAAGTGCTTTCCCCAGTCCCATCTCCCTCAGCAAAAGGCCCTCTCCACTCTGACCTAGACAGCTGTGCACAATCTGCCCAGCCTCTCTGGTGGCAGCTCTTTCCACTTTCCCTTAATCCCTCTTCTCCAGCTCCACTGGCCTCCCCAGAGTGCAGGCAGGCTCCTTCTCTAACTGCTTTTAGGTGTTCTCCAATGCCACGCGAAGACTGACACCCCACTCTTACCGCCACATGCCCCCCACTTTCCTTCCTTAGTACTCACTACTATATCATGTATCTTACTTGTCTCTGCTGTCTGACTCCCTCACCAGAACGTAAGCTTCATAAAggctctgatttttaaatgttttgtttactGCCAAATACGCAGTGCCAAAAACAATGcaaggcacacagtaggtgctcaatgaatgattgcatgaatgaatgaatgagtaaatgaatgaacccTGTACCTAACTCCTactaagtattcaataaatgccaGCTATTGTTATTTCTCCCATTaaatctcatatttttttctgtgctcgCAATTTCCCTCTGGCTTCTTACTTCCCTAGGACAGAAATCTCATCCTCACCCCGTCTCTACTGTCGCCACTGTCCCATCCGCCACCAGTCGGTAGGTCTACGTCAGCACAGACACAGCCATCTCTCCGCCCCATGCCCACTCCCACCACTGGCGTGGGCTCTCCTCACCTCGCATCTGGGTAAAGAGTGTCTCCTCTCCTCACTCCACTCACGGCCTCCAGGCCCCTCTCCACAATACACTTAGGTGCAGAATCAGAAGACAGGAAGCGGGGTGAGTGTGCCTGCAGGGCCCCGGGGTGACTGCCTCCTCATTCTCTGTGTCGTGGTGTTGACCACGAACACGTAGTATTGAGATGACATCACTTCGGACTCAGAA contains:
- the BID gene encoding BH3-interacting domain death agonist, giving the protein MDPQVSNGSGLQDERITDLLVFGFLQHCSNCNFHKELKVLGHELPIPAFLPEGHDDELQTDGNRYSHVVQQGPRIDSESQEEIIHNIARQLAQIGDTMECRIPPTLVNRLAAEFMNGNLSEEDRRCRLAAALDQLMQTFPKDMETEKAKLMLTLLLAKKVADHSPSLLQGVFRTTVNFINQSLLTYVRNLFRNEMD